From the Glycine max cultivar Williams 82 chromosome 11, Glycine_max_v4.0, whole genome shotgun sequence genome, the window gctcatgtttcatacttcatattgcatgaaaatagtataaactttgtcgaTAAGTACTCgtagtttttcatgaggaaaaaatacttatacttgggggcatgtcactcggtttgaaacttccttgagacttAGATTGATCACCATAGGGGGAAAGTTGTCTGTGTACGATAGGGTAACCTTGACActtgctgcctagttttcctaagtgagagtgtcgcgTGGatacgcttaggctatttcctgacgaATGGTACCATATTGCATTTGATAGTTGAGTCAAGTGCATGCATCTttttgagcatgattgatttgaATTGTGTAAAAGTTAATGACTAGTTTTGTTAAGTGTATGTTGAACTGATGGATTATTGAGAATGATTatggttattgttattattttcttgcTAATCATTTTCATCTGATgcattgttgatttttttatataataaacttGCCCTTGCAATTTAGTATTGTGTGGTTGGTACATGTGATAATTGTGAACCTTCGTTCGTGGGAGCAAATGAAAAACAGTAGATGAAGTAGAGGGAGTTTCTTTTGTTGGAGCCGTCATGATGATGTTGGGATTAATTTGGGAGAGAATTGTTACATTGGCCCAAGTCGGGACcggacaaatttattattttagagagtttattaatttatcgagtattaatttaaagagtttttactGTAAGGCAAAAGGACAATTAAGAAATAAGTGACGGGTTGTTTCAACACAAAAGTCATGCCACACTTTTTTAGATTATCGTCAGTTGGAAGCCAATTATGAATCTATCTTTATAATGTAAAAGATTTTGAAGGTGGAATACCTTGATGCCAAATTAGCTTTCTCCATGCTACATATACAGACTCAAGTTGAAAGAAGGTGAAAACATCTCTGAATGAGAGAAGACTTGAGTCTAAAGGATACCATATTCGATAGTCCTCACAATCTTTTATGGGAATAGAAGTGGACTTGATCTCAATAGCGACTTAAAGGAAAAACTTGCATTTAGACTGTTACACAAATACCCTAGAATATTTAGCAACTCTACTAGGGGCCAAGATAGCCAACATTTCATCCAAAACATAATGTGATTACCAAAGCCTACTTGCCAAGTAGAATTTGAAATAGCATATATGACACTAGAATGGGGGTTAAATAGTGTGTAAGACAAAATAtggaatttattttcaattaataagttcaaaaatagttttcaaagagcgtccaataaatattaataaaggatTTTAATAAGAAAGTTGTGCATCCAAGTGTGTAGTAGTTTGTGTTAGAGATAAGGGAGCATCAACATGGAACAACCTAAGGCTAAAGCTTGAAGCTCAAGGAAAAGTTTGAAGAAGTTTTAGAAGAAGTTTTGGCTTTTACATGCTCAACTCctttgagtggcatttgtattggttgttaacTTGATTGTTACATCTTAGTACATTTGATATTTGTGTTGCATTGTGCATCATCATAGTGTGAGtgaagaaaattttctaagttagaaaaatttcttcagaggcaaaaactctttgttttaattgattacagagTTGTCATAATCGATTGCAACAAGTTGTCTGAAGCTTAGAGTTAAGTCTCATATCAGTTTAATTGACTACGGTagtattttaatcgattacattgttgtttgagacaatgactgatttttcaagagtctctgctttaatcgattaccagatggaTTAATCGATTATTTCTCTCTCGTTCTAGTTTTTCAAAggtgaacaagaacactttaatcgattacttaggtcatctaatcgattacattgttcttgagttgtTTTCTAGATGCTggatgaacactttaatcgattacttggataatctaatcgattacttcattgaattaatcaattaccttatagatttaatcgattacagacaattataattgttttctctataaataatcaGCCTGTATTCACATCTACATATCAAGATATCATTAGAGAATACTCAATACATCTCAAAAATTACTTCTTAGCCTTAGAATGAGCAAGATTTCATTTTGTCATTAGTGaacaagagaagagaagaaaagagcttatagtaactcacaacttcttaatcttttgatttaGAAGATCTTTTCTTGAAAGTGAGTTGTGTCTTTTGAGTAGAAGAAGATCAACTTCTCAATCCAGCAAGGTTTTTATGGAAAGATTGGTCAGGTTGTACCTCTCCTACTTGGGTTTTTTCATGTGTATGGTTTTTACACGGTCTTGTGTTTATGTGTGAATTGCTTACAACATGCTAGAATAaggttttctagtttgggctaagagtaGGGTTCTCTTAGGCTTATATTCACATAGGGTCCTAGTGTTGGatgccttagtctctttttccgGGGTGGGAATTGTAGAttgattgtgattgcttgtaataATTCTTGATGCATAGTGGAAATCTAATTCAGGTTGTGGATTAGATAACTGCATTAGCTTTTCTAGAAATAGAGAGTTAACCAATATAAAAGATtgtgtctttttctctttgttctTATCTTTCTCTCATTCAAGGTTTAATTAACTCATTCAGGTTTTAATCAAGGTTTTAAAGATTCAAGTTTttatgattgtgaaagaaaggaaGTTAATGAAGGATCATGTGTAAGGAaggattgattaaatattgattacgttcgattcatatttattttgtgatacGATCCTTATAGAAATTTGTTTTGCTACAACTTTGTTTTTAAAAGTACATTGTGTTTGAAAatcaattcacccccctcttggtttattgagtttcatcatcttttttcaGTTTGCGCAAAAGAATATAAGTTTAAATACCAGAGCTTAAGTAAAAACACTTagtttatactagttcactcaATCTGAGCTACATCCAATTCTCTTTTACAACCTATAAAGGGTTCCACTTCTTCAACCTGAttacaaaacattttattttgaccTGCCACTCCTAGCTACAACAAGTATTCTCTAGGCCACTTCTGGCACAATCGTAATCTCCCTCTGAGATTAGAACACCTAAGTATTATTTGATCACTAAGTCACTCCTGACTTTCCAAACAACTATTTGAATGAATACAATATTTAAATCTCTCAAAGAAAGGATATACAATGAAGTTTGAATTCAATAATTAACTTTGTTAAGCAAGAAATGAGGCTTTTTGAGCGTCCAACACTTTTGATAGAGATACAACACTTGTGTGTAATTTTGATCAATTCTCTTATATTGTGTTGCTTCTTAAGATTGCTTTTATAAGGCttcaaaaaactatattttgtgggaattGCACTTTCctcaaatatttttgttatcacAACTTGTCTTTTCTGCCATGTGACAACTTGTTGAGGAGACAGAGATGAAAAAAAGGTACAATATTTTTTGCGGCTCTCTACTCCACTACTTATACAATTGATATTGTCATTGATGACGTTCTTTTTGTCTTTGCCTTTTGTACAcatgaaattcaaatgttagaaTAACATCACAGTTATACATCAagaggaaaaatgaaaatatagtaTGAATGAATCATCCTTGACATGCTTTCATGTCCAGATAAGACTGATTGGAcgttaactaattaaatataaatcattgtGTAAGTTAGTTATGTCATTTTTGACACATAAAGACACTTAATACATAAGTAATAGTTTTCTCAAACCAATGGACGCTTGTTTAAAAGCATCGCATTGGACgctgaataatattattaacaaaaCAAGTTTCATTAGTCTATCAGACGATAACTTGTAAAAACATAAGGATAATGATTTTTACCATATGAGGTTATCATAAATATGTCATGTTCCACTTCACGTTGATCATTAGTCTATCAACACTTTTtatctttgtcattatcaaaattATGGATATTTTTGGATCGTCGAGATATAACACATTGGACCATCCAATTCTAATAATCATTGGACCGCCAATTTAACAGAATTTTctaaaatgcttgaaatgcaagGCTTCAAACCAATCCAAAGTGAAGAGGAAACATAAGATGATTTAGGAAGTTCGTTCTTAAAAAATTTGCTATGACCGACATTATCTTAACTCAAGATAACCTTACCCAAGTATTCTATTTCACGCCACACCAAATTGTCGCAAAGATAAGTCTTTGAAAGATAACTCATGAGCTTTTACAAGATAAGCACAAACACAATAACTTTGTGATTACAAAGAATATGAGAGTTTTAGAGCTTGTATGTAATCGTCTAGAGAGTGATAAAGCTTGTTAGAATTTTCACACTTTGCAACTCCTTCATAGTCTTCACTCTCCAATCTGCTTATCAAagcttaataaaatatttgttgaaaataaGCTTTTTCCCATTCTGGTGTACATTAAATGCATCAGATATCAAACCACAAAAAGTTGAAAAGAGCAATAGTTTGACGATGCCAAAAATAATGATAGTTTATACCAAAAAGTTTTTCTCTTTCCTGACATGTGTAAGACACATtctatctttttccttttgtttagcTACTTCGGTAGCTTGTATCTGGATCTGAACTAATATTAGAACTACTCATGTTTCATAGTAAAAGCAACACAACATTTGAAAAGACAAGACAAAATATGATTGTTTTAGTACTTagtcatttttcaaaaaaccgtgTTAAAGTTTTAGGTCATAAGAAACATTTCGTccaaaaatataagagaaataatatatacaactttttttataaaagcatttatgataataaaaaaagaaagtgaacACACTCAATCACAATCCAACTATCAAGCAAAgcatattttcaaattaaataagtagttatattgttaattaaataagtaattttattgtCAATTAAGCAAAGCATGATTATTGTATCTATTATTACTATATGTCTATTGAACATTGACTATATGGAGTATGTTTTTATGTgcttaattaagttaaaaatgaGGAGCACTTggttttatatttgattttattttatttcttgaaaattttaatatgtattaCTTGGAATTTTATTGTAGTTCATGAGCCATAcaaccttttttatatttatctgaTTTCATcagtagtttattttttattggatatgCAATTGTGGGAAAATTTTGTATGCAACGAAAAAGTTGAAGATAAAAGTTAATGGTCAAACCATTTTTTCTGATCAACATAAAAGTTGAAGATAATTGTCTTagctttcaaaaaagataaatatgaatttaatagaATTAGTACATCCCATGTACTTGTAATTTTACTCTACAAAGGTCAAAATAACTTAGGAGGAAATATAAGGGTATACTTGTTTACTATACATATACGTGTGGTTTCTATTAACCGAATGAATAAGTGAATGATCATATGCCTTAAATGTTGGAAGATTACTATAGtatgatgtgtgtgtgtgtgttagtgAAAAGGTGTGATGAGACACGTATTGTGAATAAATGTGGGATTAATACATTTCTTTATGGGATTATACATGTGAATAGTGTCAAAGTTGAGTCTTGTTATAcctatattattgttataattatattattattatatttatatcatacaTGTATGCTTTCGTTTATTtatattcattgagaaatataataattcactccctgtgtgttatttgtgtttgaatcctatgatgatcttgaaccttgcgTTCGTAGGAGTAGATAACTAAAtggattgctttaaggaaccttgtacTGAAGGACGTGACAAAATACTTTGATACGATGTGTTTGTTTTAATTGTATGGTATTTCgaacatgttattttactttattttattttactacttAACTCGAGTCGGTCTTATTCTTAGCCAAAAATGTTGTCATCCCTACTACATAGGCCTATCAATGAGCAAATTCCACTTCGCTATTTCTCTTTCCAAATGCTCTTTACCTTGTTCTAGACCAGCAAATCCAAATGTCCTCAAAACTCAACTGAAACTTGTACATAAGAAAAtcaacacaacaacaattttgcttattaaaaaaaaaaacacaacaattaTAAGGACCGTGCATGTAACCAGCAAAGCATCAAAAGCGTTTTCTCCTTGGCCAGTTCAGCACCATACATGTTTCTCAACCATCAAAATACTTTCAGTTATCACATTTTTCACATAACAAGTTGCGGCATACTCTTATCATAAAGCACCTTCAAACAAAAATTGTGTTATAATACCATTGTTCCTTCGAAATATTATCACGTTGAACATGTTTTTAGTATCAACACATCCTAACACTTATTTAATActtcttataaaattttcaatttaaaaatgactttttattaacttgaataatttaaaaatgactttttattAACTTGAATACTTAAGTGGATCCTTTTACACAACTCAAATTTTACACAactcaaaaacttgaaaaatcagaaaaaaaaataaatataccatcaatttgaataatttattatatatttacttcttttatttcattagagTCTCTTTCTTTGTGTATTTACAGTGTCCCACTGTTCTATATTTTAAACACTAGTCATGTTGAAGTGTCCATATCAAAATTCATCCTTCATAGGAAATTTTTACTGATTTTGGCTTGGCCACACAATGGATAGGTGTTCATACAAGCAGAAAGCAGCTAGTATATCATTATCACTCTAAACGCAAATCATAAGGCTTGAAAAGTACACTCCCATTGCCACATTGAACTAAAGACACCTAAAACTTACATCTACACACTTCCAAGCCATGTaacaatttatttgaaattgagATTTAAGTTCATCAACCATAGACATTCCCGGATTTGGCTGGTCAGAATTAAAGTCTCACCTACCTACAGTTCCGAGGGCTCCATCAAATATACAAGAccagaaacaagaaaaatacaaaCACACTACTGCACCCtctatatacaaaaattattacaaCAGAGATCTCAAGCTCTAGTCAGCAACTTGCAGCTCTAGCAAGATATCACTATGAGCTTTCAAACGTTTTCCTCAACGAGGTTGGTGAATTCGGAGAGAGGCACACTTCACATTCACGTGCTGTGCTGGCTTCTCAAGGTGCTTTGCAAGCCCTGAAGGAGACTTGGGACCCCTTTCCCTCGGTGATTTTGGTGTCAAGTTAATAAGAAAAGCTTTAACATCCTTGTTAAGACCTGATTAAGAAACAACTCAATTGAGATACAGTAGTTAATTTTCTCTTAAGGTAACTACCAGCTGAAAGATGTAAGATTGAAAAGGAAAGATCCATTCAATTGCAGATTTGCAGCAATTCTTGTTGTAAGTAAATTATATACAACATGAATGATACCTCTATCATTAAGAATAAGCATTACAAATGAATAATATGGTCTACCTCTAAGTTAACAGGTTTATTTTTCACAAGCTTATAAACTAGTGAAAGACACTATATAAGCATATAAAACATAGTATAATTGAAACAAAGTAACTTTTTACATagcatttgaaacaaaaatgaagTCATGTAACCACTCTAGcaagtaagaaaatatttaaaagattctATAAAGTATCAATTAtccaatcaattagatatttagCTTCAATGCTTACTCTGAGGAGACCCTTTTCCAGTATTAGGATCATCCTGAACAGAATGATCTAGAGCTTCAGAGAACATCACCAACTGCTCAAACTCGTTTTCTAGAACATTGAAGTCTTCTTCCATGCCTAGATCAAAAGTTTCCGAGAGCATATTCTCCATATCATCATTAGTAGAGTCATTGGCaacttcttcaaattcttcctccTTATGTTGGCTCAACCAATAATCACGAAACCATGTTGAAGATTTCACAAGATCCCACCATTGAGGTGAAAAATCCTCCACCTGACGAAGTGCAGCAGGTATGAACATAGGTGCATTTGGGTTCAGAGCAGAACTTCTTCCAGAGACCAATGCCATCACAACTTGGCAGCTAGTTACACTAACTTGAAGTCAGTCTACACaatacaacaaaacaaaatatcaatttacATGATGTCATgtattagaaaattttaatttaacatagAACACTACCCACCATATCAATGACACCATTTAACACTACCCATATCATATcaatgctgataaaaaaaatgacaccaTTTCAATAACAATagcattttaacattcttttagaattattttcataaattaccattttcaaattaaaaaaataaaacactaaaacatcgaagttttttccttttttcaattATGAAAATTTTTAGACATGCTTTTTGATTTATAAACTTAAATACATCAAAAAGCATTAGCCTCAAacccccaaaaaaaaacaaagaaatagcCCTTCGAGGCTTCACCTTTTTTTAGATTCCTAAAAACCTATAATTTGCACTTTGTAGTAAAGATCTATAGTTTtaggaattttaatttatacaagaGAACAGAGTAACAGACAGATCCCAGagcatttcaaaaaataaaaaataaaaaattaaaaaacagatCTCAGAATCAAATCAACCCAGTGAACTAAGAGATTCATTCAATTAAGCTAACAAATACATGATCCACTCATGGTTTAGCAAATAGCAACAGCACCACCTTCATGATTCTAACATACAAGTATACAACCATCACAATGAAAACAAACCCTTTATCCAATTAAACCCAGAAATCAAAACAACCAAAACTACATCACTAACAAGatcattaaaaagaaataaaacaattaaacaaatCAGAAATTTAAAGTTGTTGCACTATGTCACTAACTAAATCAAAGTCAGACCcagtaagaagaaaaa encodes:
- the LOC100306232 gene encoding Protein EARLY RESPONSIVE TO DEHYDRATION 15-like (The RefSeq protein has 2 substitutions compared to this genomic sequence), translated to MALVSGRSSALNPNVPMFIPAALRQVEDFSPQWWDLVKSSTWFRDYWLSQHKEEEFEEVANDSTNDDMENMLSETFDLGMEEDFNVLENEFEQLVMFSEALDHSVQDDPNIGKGSPQSLNKDVKAFLINLTPKSPRERGPKSPSGLAKHLEKPAQHVNVKCASLRIHQPR
- the LOC100306232 gene encoding protein EARLY RESPONSIVE TO DEHYDRATION 15-like isoform X1 yields the protein MALVSGRSSALNPNAPMFIPAALRQVEDFSPQWWDLVKSSTWFRDYWLSQHKEEEFEEVANDSTNDDMENMLSETFDLGMEEDFNVLENEFEQLVMFSEALDHSVQDDPNTGKGSPQSLNKDVKAFLINLTPKSPRERGPKSPSGLAKHLEKPAQHVNVKCASLRIHQPR